One genomic segment of Micromonospora sp. WMMC415 includes these proteins:
- a CDS encoding helix-turn-helix domain-containing protein: MVLLRRVIGDALRARRQGQHRTLREVSSAANVSLGYLSEIERGQKEPSSELLAAICDALGARLSELLREVSDTVALAEQMPGVLVPVQDEPVEQSTPVPPPAVRKAAGRGVRQVSSDGTVSVQVRQDSPLKATLRSTRVRPADRDVVCAA; the protein is encoded by the coding sequence ATGGTCCTGCTACGCCGGGTGATCGGTGACGCGCTGCGGGCACGCCGGCAGGGGCAGCACCGCACCCTGCGCGAGGTCTCCTCCGCCGCCAACGTCAGCCTCGGCTACCTCTCCGAGATCGAGCGCGGCCAGAAGGAGCCGTCGAGCGAGCTGTTGGCCGCCATCTGCGACGCGCTGGGCGCGCGCCTGTCCGAGCTGCTGCGCGAGGTGAGCGACACGGTCGCCCTCGCCGAACAGATGCCGGGCGTGCTGGTTCCCGTCCAGGACGAGCCGGTCGAGCAGTCCACCCCGGTGCCGCCGCCGGCCGTGCGCAAGGCCGCCGGGCGCGGTGTCCGTCAGGTCTCCTCCGACGGCACGGTCTCCGTCCAGGTCCGGCAGGATTCGCCGCTCAAGGCCACCCTGCGCAGCACCCGGGTGCGCCCCGCCGACCGCGACGTGGTC
- a CDS encoding CinA family protein has product METDAHGDRPVGSPAAGAVHSLAERQQTLATVESLTGGLLAGAIVEIAGVSSVYRGGLVVYATELKSGLAGVPEDLLAERGPVDPDVAVALAEGGRRRCGADWALATTGVAGPEPQDGKPVGLVYVAVAGPSGSAVRELDLDGGRDHIRSAAVVEALRLLADRLHDADGGSPVDSASAGRDPAGAAPR; this is encoded by the coding sequence ATCGAGACGGACGCCCACGGCGATCGGCCGGTCGGCAGCCCCGCGGCCGGCGCGGTGCACAGCCTCGCCGAGCGGCAGCAGACCCTCGCCACCGTCGAGTCGCTGACCGGCGGCCTGCTCGCCGGGGCGATCGTGGAGATCGCCGGTGTCAGCAGCGTCTACCGCGGCGGTCTCGTGGTCTACGCCACCGAGTTGAAGTCGGGGCTGGCCGGCGTACCGGAGGACCTGCTGGCCGAGCGCGGGCCGGTCGACCCGGACGTCGCGGTGGCGCTCGCGGAGGGCGGGCGGCGGCGGTGCGGGGCCGACTGGGCCCTCGCCACGACCGGGGTGGCCGGGCCGGAACCGCAGGACGGCAAGCCCGTCGGGCTGGTGTACGTGGCCGTGGCGGGCCCGTCCGGCAGCGCGGTGCGCGAGCTGGACCTGGACGGTGGCCGCGACCACATCCGGTCGGCCGCCGTCGTGGAGGCGCTGCGGCTGCTGGCCGACCGGCTCCACGACGCCGACGGTGGCAGCCCGGTCGACTCCGCTTCCGCCGGGCGCGACCCGGCCGGTGCCGCCCCGCGGTGA
- the pgsA gene encoding CDP-diacylglycerol--glycerol-3-phosphate 3-phosphatidyltransferase — MTGAAEPASAPVVARVSVLNAANGLTLLRLVLVPVFAASVVVSAMSHPGWRIAACTIFAVASVTDLVDGWIARRFGMVTSVGKVADPIADKALTGAALLLLSWYDRLPWWVTVVILARELGITALRFWVIRRGVIAASRGGKIKTALQILAIAWYLLPMPAALAAVGPWIMGAAVAVTVVTGFDYVAQAVRLRRRTG, encoded by the coding sequence GTGACCGGGGCGGCGGAGCCGGCCTCGGCCCCGGTGGTCGCCCGGGTGTCCGTGCTGAACGCGGCCAACGGGCTGACGCTGCTGCGGCTGGTGCTGGTGCCGGTGTTCGCGGCGTCCGTGGTCGTCTCCGCGATGAGCCACCCGGGCTGGCGGATCGCCGCCTGCACGATCTTCGCGGTGGCCTCGGTCACCGACCTGGTGGACGGGTGGATCGCCCGCCGGTTCGGCATGGTCACGTCGGTCGGCAAGGTGGCCGACCCGATCGCGGACAAGGCGCTCACCGGCGCCGCCCTGCTGCTGCTCTCCTGGTACGACCGGCTGCCCTGGTGGGTGACGGTCGTGATCCTCGCGCGGGAGCTGGGCATCACGGCGCTGCGGTTCTGGGTGATCCGCCGCGGCGTGATCGCCGCCAGTCGGGGTGGCAAGATCAAGACCGCCCTCCAGATCCTGGCGATCGCCTGGTACCTGTTGCCGATGCCCGCCGCCCTGGCCGCGGTCGGCCCCTGGATCATGGGTGCCGCCGTGGCGGTGACGGTCGTCACCGGCTTCGACTACGTCGCCCAGGCCGTTCGCCTGCGCCGGCGCACCGGCTGA
- the rimO gene encoding 30S ribosomal protein S12 methylthiotransferase RimO, with protein MVSATSPSPADGRRVALLTLGCARNEVDSEELAARLHADGWQVTTDGEGADVVVVNTCGFVEKAKQDSIQTLLAAADTGAKVVAAGCMAERYGRELADSLPEAQAVLSFDDYPDISARLGSVLAGDAVDAHTPRDRRELLPLTPVKRREAAVSLPGHGTRAAVETDEHTPAHLRPVLRRRLDTGPVASLKLASGCDRRCAFCAIPAFRGAFVSRTPDELLAEAEWLAKTGVRELVLVSENSTSYGKDLGDPRALEKLLPQLAAIDGIVRVRASYLQPAETRPGLVEVIATTPGVAAYFDLSFQHSSEPVLRRMRRFGSSDRFLELLGSARALAPEAGARSNFIVGFPGETRADVAELVRFLSEARLDAIGVFDYSDEDGTEAAGFPGKVSAATVKRRYDKLSALADELCAQRAEERLGSTVEVLVDSVDEGVVEGRAAHQAPEVDGSTTLVAPPGGGVDLAALRPGDLVRATVTATEGVDLVAVPDEMISAAPGAER; from the coding sequence ATGGTGTCTGCCACCTCCCCTTCACCCGCCGACGGCCGTCGCGTCGCCCTGCTGACCCTGGGCTGCGCCCGCAACGAGGTCGACTCGGAGGAGTTGGCTGCCCGCCTGCACGCCGACGGGTGGCAGGTCACGACCGACGGTGAGGGCGCCGACGTGGTCGTCGTGAACACCTGCGGGTTCGTCGAGAAGGCCAAGCAGGACTCGATCCAGACCCTCCTCGCCGCCGCCGACACCGGCGCCAAGGTGGTGGCGGCCGGGTGCATGGCCGAGCGGTACGGGCGGGAACTGGCCGACAGCCTGCCCGAGGCGCAGGCGGTGCTGAGCTTCGACGACTACCCCGACATCTCCGCGCGGCTGGGTTCGGTGCTCGCCGGTGACGCGGTCGACGCACACACTCCGCGCGACCGCCGCGAGCTGCTGCCGCTCACCCCGGTCAAGCGCCGGGAGGCGGCGGTGTCGCTGCCCGGGCACGGCACCCGCGCCGCCGTCGAGACCGACGAGCACACCCCGGCGCACCTGCGGCCGGTGCTGCGGCGCCGGCTCGACACCGGCCCGGTCGCCTCCCTCAAGCTGGCCAGCGGTTGCGACCGGCGCTGCGCGTTCTGCGCCATCCCCGCCTTCCGCGGCGCGTTCGTCTCCCGTACGCCGGATGAGCTGCTCGCCGAGGCCGAGTGGCTGGCCAAGACCGGGGTGCGCGAGCTGGTGCTGGTCAGCGAGAACTCCACCTCGTACGGCAAGGACCTCGGCGACCCGCGGGCGCTGGAGAAGCTGCTGCCGCAGCTCGCCGCCATCGACGGCATCGTCCGGGTGCGGGCGAGCTACCTCCAGCCCGCCGAGACCCGGCCCGGCCTGGTCGAGGTGATCGCCACGACGCCGGGCGTCGCCGCGTACTTCGACCTGTCCTTCCAGCATTCGAGCGAGCCGGTCCTGCGCCGGATGCGCCGTTTCGGTTCCTCCGACCGCTTCCTGGAGCTGCTGGGCAGCGCCCGCGCCCTGGCCCCGGAGGCCGGCGCCCGCAGCAACTTCATCGTCGGCTTCCCCGGGGAGACCCGGGCCGACGTGGCCGAGCTGGTCCGCTTCCTGAGCGAGGCGCGCCTGGACGCGATCGGCGTGTTCGACTACAGCGACGAGGACGGCACCGAGGCCGCCGGCTTCCCGGGCAAGGTGTCGGCCGCCACCGTCAAGCGGCGGTACGACAAGCTCAGCGCCCTGGCCGACGAGCTGTGCGCCCAGCGGGCCGAGGAGCGGCTCGGTTCGACGGTCGAGGTCCTGGTCGACTCGGTCGACGAGGGCGTGGTCGAGGGGCGTGCCGCGCACCAGGCGCCCGAGGTCGACGGCTCGACCACCCTGGTCGCGCCGCCCGGCGGCGGGGTGGATCTGGCCGCGTTGCGCCCCGGTGACCTGGTCCGCGCGACGGTCACCGCGACCGAGGGAGTCGACCTGGTCGCCGTACCGGATGAGATGATCTCGGCGGCGCCCGGCGCGGAACGGTGA
- a CDS encoding ornithine cyclodeaminase family protein, with product MPLLFADPEVTAALDAPTTVAAMRDALRAAHEGRLVAPPRAAATLDGGRMVLTAGHLVGEWYGYRSYDTFGHPESEQVVVLHDGRTGAVRAVAVGEELGSRRTGGLGGVAVDALARPDAATLGVVGSGRQAWTQVWAAAAVRPLREVTVHSRSAARREAFAARVRAELGVPARAVGSAGAAVAGRDVVVLATTSTTPVLDAADLAPGAHVNAVGFKQVDRHEFGADLLDRADVLVTDSPAQATAYAPPMLAALPPYAGRLRDLGAVLAGAVPGRTAADQVSVFCSTGLAGTEVFLLDRLVRVAIPA from the coding sequence ATGCCACTGCTCTTCGCCGACCCCGAGGTCACCGCCGCGCTCGACGCACCGACGACCGTCGCGGCGATGCGGGACGCGCTCCGGGCCGCGCACGAGGGTCGGCTGGTCGCCCCGCCCCGGGCCGCCGCCACGCTCGACGGGGGGCGGATGGTGCTCACCGCCGGGCATCTCGTGGGCGAGTGGTACGGGTACCGCTCCTACGACACCTTCGGGCATCCGGAGAGCGAGCAGGTCGTGGTGCTGCACGACGGGCGGACCGGCGCCGTCCGGGCGGTCGCGGTCGGGGAGGAGCTGGGGTCCCGGCGTACCGGGGGACTCGGTGGGGTCGCCGTCGACGCGCTGGCCCGCCCCGACGCGGCGACCCTCGGCGTGGTCGGCTCCGGCCGGCAGGCGTGGACCCAGGTGTGGGCCGCCGCCGCCGTGCGGCCGCTGCGGGAGGTGACCGTGCACAGCCGCTCCGCCGCCCGGCGGGAGGCGTTCGCCGCCCGCGTCCGCGCCGAGTTGGGCGTTCCCGCCCGCGCGGTCGGATCGGCCGGGGCCGCCGTGGCCGGCCGCGACGTCGTGGTGCTCGCCACGACGAGTACCACGCCGGTGCTCGACGCCGCCGACCTCGCCCCGGGCGCGCACGTCAACGCCGTGGGTTTCAAGCAGGTCGACCGCCACGAGTTCGGCGCCGACCTGCTCGACCGGGCGGACGTGCTGGTCACCGACTCGCCCGCGCAGGCGACCGCGTACGCCCCGCCGATGCTCGCCGCGCTGCCCCCGTACGCCGGTCGGTTGCGTGATCTGGGCGCGGTGCTGGCGGGGGCCGTCCCCGGCCGGACCGCCGCGGACCAGGTGTCGGTCTTCTGCTCGACCGGGCTGGCCGGCACCGAGGTCTTCCTGCTCGACCGCCTGGTCCGCGTGGCGATCCCGGCCTGA
- a CDS encoding multidrug efflux SMR transporter — protein sequence MAWIVLVISGLLETAWAIALDRSAGFSRPVPSAVFAVTLVLSMAGLAYALRDIPVGTGYAVWVGIGAVGTAVVGMVALNESASLPRIICLLLVVAGVVGLKIYH from the coding sequence ATGGCCTGGATCGTTCTGGTGATCTCCGGACTCCTGGAGACGGCGTGGGCGATCGCCCTCGACCGCAGCGCGGGCTTCAGCCGGCCCGTCCCGTCGGCGGTCTTCGCCGTCACCCTCGTGCTCAGCATGGCCGGCCTCGCGTACGCGTTGCGCGACATCCCCGTCGGGACCGGGTACGCGGTCTGGGTCGGCATCGGCGCGGTCGGCACCGCCGTCGTCGGCATGGTCGCGCTGAACGAGTCGGCCAGCCTCCCCCGGATCATCTGCCTGCTGCTGGTGGTCGCCGGCGTGGTCGGGTTGAAGATCTACCACTGA
- a CDS encoding DNA translocase FtsK, translated as MAGRTSQASRRRGASPRGTTNSRARQPAKKTRTPARRRTTATRPGPAVYLGRALGALWMGLAHGVGWGVRAVGRQAASARDLDPEHRRDGAGLLVLGLALLSAVGIWFSGAGPVGQRLADSVRLFLGAIAIVVPVLLMIGAWRLMRQPADPEHRGRGLVGWGSMLVATAAMLHIGQDPVDPVQRDFAGGLVGAGVGSLLERAVTAWVAVPLLVLLLVFGLLVVTATPINKIPERLGLLAGAVVGTPPAEETDEAADKPARRRPAKRMPPPLDPEDFDGDLEGADLQETLVLPRKPPAKVPASRKPAEPPEHSPLPTRAEQLALTGLAGDYTLPPANLLGSGAAPKTRSKANDEVIAALTGVFDQFDVDAAVTGFTRGPTVTRYEVELGPGVKVERITQLSRNIAYAVKSPDVRILSPIPGKSAVGVEIPNTDPENVALGDVLRSRTATSDHHPMVVALGKDIEGGYVVANLAKMPHILIAGATGAGKSSCLNSLLVSILTRATPDEVRLLLIDPKRVEMTGYEGIPHLVTPIVTNAKKAADSLEWVVREMDMRYDDLAANGVRHIDDFNRKVRNGEIKAPPGSERELRPYPYLLVIVDELADLMMVAPRDVEDSIVRITQLARAAGIHLVLATQRPSVDVVTGLIKANVPSRLAFATSSLADSRVILDQPGAEKLLGRGDGLFLPMGASKPIRIQGAWVTEREITDVVKFCKDQREPEFRPDVLTVAQESKKKIDEDIGEDLDLLVQAVELVVTSQFGSTSMLQRKLRVGFAKAGRLMDLMETRGVVGPSEGSKARDVLVKPDELEEVLTGLRGGDE; from the coding sequence ATGGCGGGCCGTACCTCTCAGGCGAGCCGGCGGCGCGGCGCGTCGCCGCGTGGCACCACGAACAGTCGTGCCCGTCAGCCGGCGAAGAAGACTCGTACGCCGGCCCGGCGCCGCACCACGGCCACCCGTCCGGGCCCCGCCGTCTATCTCGGCCGTGCTCTCGGTGCGCTGTGGATGGGCCTGGCGCACGGCGTGGGCTGGGGGGTCCGCGCGGTGGGCCGGCAGGCCGCCTCGGCCCGTGACCTCGACCCGGAGCACCGGCGCGACGGGGCCGGGCTGCTGGTGCTCGGGCTCGCCCTGCTCAGCGCCGTCGGCATCTGGTTCTCCGGGGCGGGGCCGGTGGGCCAGCGGCTGGCCGACAGCGTCCGGCTCTTCCTGGGCGCCATCGCCATCGTGGTGCCGGTGCTGCTGATGATCGGCGCCTGGCGGTTGATGCGGCAGCCCGCCGATCCCGAGCACCGCGGTCGTGGCCTGGTCGGCTGGGGGTCCATGCTGGTCGCCACCGCCGCGATGCTGCACATCGGGCAGGACCCGGTGGACCCGGTCCAGCGGGACTTCGCCGGCGGCCTGGTCGGCGCGGGTGTCGGCAGCCTGCTGGAGCGGGCCGTGACCGCCTGGGTGGCGGTTCCGCTGCTCGTCCTGCTGCTGGTCTTCGGGCTGCTGGTGGTCACCGCCACGCCGATCAACAAGATCCCCGAGCGGCTGGGCCTGCTGGCCGGCGCGGTGGTCGGCACGCCGCCGGCCGAGGAGACGGACGAGGCGGCCGACAAGCCGGCCCGCCGCCGCCCGGCGAAGCGGATGCCGCCCCCGCTGGATCCGGAGGACTTCGACGGCGACCTGGAGGGCGCCGACCTCCAGGAGACCCTCGTGCTGCCCCGCAAGCCGCCGGCCAAGGTGCCCGCCAGCCGCAAGCCGGCCGAGCCGCCCGAGCACTCGCCGCTGCCCACGCGGGCCGAGCAGCTCGCCCTGACCGGGCTGGCCGGCGACTACACGCTGCCGCCGGCGAACCTGTTGGGCAGCGGCGCCGCCCCGAAGACCCGGAGCAAGGCCAACGACGAGGTGATCGCCGCGCTGACCGGCGTCTTCGACCAGTTCGACGTGGACGCCGCGGTCACCGGCTTCACCCGGGGCCCGACGGTCACCCGGTACGAGGTGGAGCTCGGCCCGGGTGTGAAGGTCGAGCGGATCACCCAGCTCTCCCGCAACATCGCGTACGCGGTGAAGTCGCCGGACGTCCGGATCCTCAGCCCGATCCCGGGCAAGAGCGCGGTCGGCGTGGAGATCCCGAACACCGACCCGGAGAACGTGGCGCTCGGCGACGTGCTGCGCTCCCGGACGGCCACCAGCGACCACCATCCGATGGTCGTCGCGCTCGGCAAGGACATCGAGGGCGGTTACGTGGTGGCCAACCTCGCGAAGATGCCGCACATCCTCATCGCGGGGGCCACCGGCGCCGGCAAGTCGAGTTGCCTGAATTCATTGCTTGTGTCCATTTTGACCCGCGCAACTCCTGACGAGGTTCGGCTGCTGCTCATCGACCCGAAACGGGTCGAGATGACCGGCTACGAGGGGATCCCGCACCTGGTCACGCCGATCGTGACCAACGCCAAGAAGGCCGCCGACTCGCTGGAGTGGGTGGTCCGCGAGATGGACATGCGGTACGACGACCTCGCCGCCAACGGGGTCCGGCACATCGACGACTTCAACCGTAAGGTCCGCAACGGCGAGATCAAGGCGCCGCCGGGCAGTGAGCGGGAGCTGCGGCCGTACCCGTACCTGCTGGTGATCGTCGACGAGTTGGCCGACCTGATGATGGTCGCCCCCCGCGACGTGGAGGACTCGATCGTCCGGATCACCCAGCTCGCCCGGGCCGCCGGCATCCACCTGGTGCTCGCCACCCAGCGGCCGTCGGTCGACGTCGTCACCGGCCTGATCAAGGCCAACGTCCCGTCCCGGCTGGCCTTCGCGACCTCCTCCCTCGCGGACTCCCGGGTCATCCTCGACCAGCCCGGCGCGGAGAAGCTGCTCGGCCGCGGTGACGGCCTCTTCCTGCCGATGGGCGCGTCGAAGCCGATTCGCATCCAGGGCGCGTGGGTGACCGAGCGCGAGATCACCGACGTGGTGAAGTTCTGCAAGGACCAGCGCGAGCCGGAGTTCCGGCCGGACGTGCTGACCGTCGCGCAGGAGAGCAAGAAGAAGATCGACGAGGACATCGGCGAGGACCTGGACCTGCTGGTCCAGGCGGTCGAGCTGGTGGTGACCTCCCAGTTCGGCTCGACGTCGATGCTCCAGCGCAAGCTGCGGGTGGGCTTCGCCAAGGCCGGCCGGCTGATGGACCTGATGGAGACGCGCGGCGTCGTGGGTCCCTCCGAGGGCTCCAAGGCCCGCGACGTGCTCGTCAAGCCGGACGAGCTGGAGGAGGTCCTGACCGGCCTGCGTGGCGGCGATGAGTGA
- a CDS encoding YbjN domain-containing protein, producing the protein MASPIADGADRPQAGYPGALRPLTGELIATVLAGRGYAVETDPAGDLVGRWADSLIWFLRPGTAGELLQVRTVSAPTFAIEYVPALHAFCNAWNHDRLWPKAFVHVEDDGRARVCGEVITDLEHGVTPHQLDRLLHCGISAGCQLAAEVARLPGGMLP; encoded by the coding sequence ATGGCGTCGCCGATCGCGGACGGTGCGGACCGCCCCCAGGCCGGGTACCCGGGTGCGCTGCGCCCGCTGACCGGCGAGCTGATCGCCACGGTGCTCGCCGGTCGCGGGTACGCGGTCGAGACCGACCCGGCCGGCGACCTGGTCGGCCGGTGGGCCGACAGCCTGATCTGGTTCCTCCGCCCGGGCACCGCCGGGGAGCTGCTCCAGGTACGCACGGTGTCGGCGCCGACGTTCGCCATCGAGTACGTCCCGGCTCTGCACGCCTTCTGCAACGCGTGGAACCACGACCGGCTCTGGCCGAAGGCGTTCGTGCACGTCGAGGACGACGGGCGCGCCCGCGTCTGCGGCGAGGTCATCACCGACCTGGAGCACGGCGTGACCCCGCACCAGCTCGACCGGCTCCTCCACTGCGGCATCTCCGCCGGCTGCCAGCTCGCCGCCGAGGTCGCCCGCCTGCCCGGCGGGATGCTGCCGTGA
- a CDS encoding YbjN domain-containing protein, with translation MTGQPGGRGLEEFGWPGWLPGRRRPERDHRALAEELADVRDSPDGETRGAELERIAARADATGDDRSALDARLALIESYLLHGQRWRLVEPVRRCLAAADRRPDLLPAGGRELLSRYQRYAVEALLGSPRVGLDQARALLDDLAAADAPVVAELRCRIADHLGDEPAARSWYDRWVAAAPDPTDGCAECARVRRADLLAGWGDWRAALDELAGAGRSDCTEAPERALAAGMLPWLRAGEPERAAAAHVQAYRRHRRERAAFPYLAAHLRLCALAGHPGRGLDILAEQLTRLDHADDELSAMEFAAAGALVCAVATDAGLGGRTVHRPASGSRPAADLDVEALGAALLDLATGLAGSFDARNGTGHQSGRIASWLAERARAGQALVAPVPWPPDWVGDDDPPDDGPADDPPDDAPVPLSLALVTAALERRGDRYVVDAADTVVGRWGEALIQVRRAGERGEILHVRTVASRRLPASRRAEAYAFCNSWNQDRLLPTAYVHDSGDELVLAGDVSTDLSHGVAPVQLDVLLESAVRTGSAYADAVAALP, from the coding sequence GTGACCGGGCAGCCCGGCGGCCGGGGGCTGGAGGAGTTCGGCTGGCCGGGCTGGCTGCCCGGACGCCGCCGGCCGGAACGGGACCACCGCGCGCTCGCCGAAGAGCTGGCCGACGTCCGGGACTCCCCCGACGGCGAGACACGCGGCGCCGAGCTGGAACGGATCGCGGCGCGCGCCGACGCAACCGGTGACGACCGGTCGGCGCTGGACGCCCGGCTCGCCCTGATCGAGTCGTACCTGCTGCACGGTCAGCGGTGGCGGCTGGTCGAGCCGGTCCGCCGCTGCCTCGCCGCCGCCGATCGCCGACCGGACCTGCTACCAGCCGGGGGCCGGGAGCTGCTGTCGCGCTACCAGCGGTACGCCGTGGAGGCCCTGCTGGGCAGCCCCCGCGTCGGGCTGGACCAGGCCCGTGCCCTCCTCGACGACCTCGCCGCCGCCGACGCCCCGGTGGTCGCCGAACTCCGCTGCCGGATCGCCGACCACCTCGGCGACGAGCCGGCCGCCCGGTCCTGGTACGACCGCTGGGTGGCCGCCGCCCCCGACCCGACGGACGGCTGCGCCGAGTGCGCCCGGGTACGACGGGCGGACCTGCTCGCCGGGTGGGGCGACTGGCGGGCGGCGCTGGACGAGCTCGCCGGCGCCGGCCGGTCGGACTGCACCGAGGCGCCCGAGCGGGCGCTCGCCGCCGGCATGCTGCCGTGGCTGCGGGCCGGCGAGCCGGAGCGGGCCGCGGCGGCGCACGTCCAGGCGTACCGGCGGCACCGGCGCGAGCGGGCCGCCTTCCCGTACCTCGCGGCCCACCTGCGCCTCTGCGCCCTCGCCGGGCATCCCGGCCGCGGGCTGGACATCCTCGCCGAGCAGCTGACGAGGCTCGACCACGCCGACGACGAGCTGTCCGCGATGGAGTTCGCGGCGGCCGGCGCTCTGGTGTGTGCCGTCGCGACGGACGCGGGACTGGGCGGGCGGACGGTGCACCGGCCGGCGTCCGGGTCGCGGCCCGCCGCCGACCTGGACGTCGAGGCGCTCGGCGCCGCCCTGCTGGACCTGGCCACCGGCCTGGCCGGCAGCTTCGACGCCCGCAACGGCACCGGTCACCAGTCCGGTCGGATCGCGTCCTGGTTGGCCGAGCGGGCGAGGGCCGGGCAGGCGCTGGTCGCTCCGGTGCCGTGGCCTCCCGACTGGGTCGGGGACGACGATCCGCCGGACGACGGCCCGGCCGACGACCCGCCGGACGACGCGCCGGTCCCGCTCAGCCTGGCGCTCGTCACCGCCGCCCTGGAGCGGCGCGGCGACAGGTACGTCGTGGACGCCGCCGACACCGTCGTGGGGCGCTGGGGCGAGGCGCTCATCCAGGTGCGGCGGGCCGGCGAACGTGGCGAGATCCTGCACGTCCGCACCGTGGCCAGCCGCCGGCTCCCGGCGTCGCGGCGGGCCGAGGCGTACGCGTTCTGCAACTCCTGGAACCAGGACCGGCTGCTGCCGACCGCGTACGTGCACGACTCCGGGGACGAGCTGGTGCTGGCCGGGGACGTCAGCACGGACCTGTCGCACGGGGTGGCCCCGGTCCAACTGGACGTGCTGCTGGAGTCGGCGGTACGCACCGGCTCGGCGTACGCCGACGCGGTGGCCGCCCTGCCCTGA
- a CDS encoding S1 family peptidase yields the protein MDRRRLTAIGVMVATVGAAAAVTLPSFAGEEPTPRGGTAAPAAGDVAPEVVDAMRRDLSLSPGQVTERLATERWATGVVSELRNDLGADYGGSWLGADGRTLNVAVADRAQAERVRAAGAVPKVVARGVGQLDTFKTRLDRAGGSASDAVSGWYVDVADNSLVVLARPGSEEAAWRLVDRTRVPRQAVRVDASAEEPRLLFDVRGGDPFTIDGAGRCSVGFSVVGGFVTAGHCGRVGSRTDGANGVGQGVFRASSFPGDDWAVVEVNNAWTPQPVVNDFNGGTVPVAGAQEVPVGASICRSGSTTGARCGVVQARNATVRYPEGTVTGLVRTNVCAEPGDSGGSWISGDQAQGVTSGGSGDCTVGGTTFFQPLREILDVNGLTLVTTGNTR from the coding sequence ATGGACCGCAGACGATTGACAGCCATCGGCGTGATGGTGGCGACGGTGGGTGCGGCGGCGGCAGTGACACTGCCGTCCTTCGCGGGGGAGGAGCCCACCCCCCGCGGCGGTACGGCCGCCCCGGCGGCCGGTGACGTCGCGCCGGAGGTGGTCGACGCGATGCGGCGGGACCTGTCGCTCAGCCCGGGCCAGGTCACGGAGCGGCTCGCCACCGAGCGCTGGGCGACCGGGGTGGTCAGCGAACTGCGGAACGATCTCGGCGCCGACTACGGCGGCAGTTGGCTCGGCGCGGACGGTCGGACCCTCAACGTCGCGGTCGCCGACCGGGCGCAGGCCGAGCGGGTCCGCGCCGCCGGGGCGGTGCCGAAGGTGGTGGCCCGGGGCGTCGGGCAGCTCGACACGTTCAAGACCCGGCTGGACCGGGCCGGCGGATCGGCGTCCGACGCGGTGTCCGGCTGGTACGTCGACGTCGCCGACAACTCGCTGGTCGTGCTCGCCCGCCCCGGTTCGGAGGAGGCGGCCTGGCGGCTGGTCGACCGCACCCGCGTACCGCGGCAGGCGGTCCGGGTGGACGCGTCCGCCGAGGAGCCCCGGCTGCTGTTCGACGTCCGCGGCGGCGACCCCTTCACGATCGACGGCGCGGGCCGCTGCTCGGTGGGCTTCTCCGTGGTCGGCGGATTCGTGACCGCCGGCCACTGCGGCCGGGTGGGCTCCCGGACCGACGGGGCGAACGGCGTCGGTCAGGGCGTCTTCCGGGCCTCGTCGTTCCCCGGTGACGACTGGGCGGTCGTCGAGGTCAACAACGCGTGGACGCCGCAGCCGGTGGTCAACGACTTCAACGGCGGGACGGTTCCGGTGGCCGGTGCGCAGGAGGTGCCGGTCGGGGCGTCGATCTGCCGATCCGGCTCCACCACCGGCGCCCGCTGCGGCGTCGTCCAGGCCCGCAACGCCACCGTCCGCTACCCGGAGGGGACGGTGACCGGGCTGGTCCGGACGAACGTGTGCGCCGAGCCGGGCGACTCGGGCGGCTCCTGGATCTCCGGCGACCAGGCGCAGGGCGTCACCTCCGGCGGCTCCGGCGACTGCACCGTGGGCGGCACCACGTTCTTCCAACCGCTGCGCGAGATCCTCGACGTCAACGGGCTGACCCTGGTGACCACGGGCAACACCCGGTAG